The DNA region ATGGGCAAGAACAACGAGTCTTGCCGGTACTCTCGTCATGGTGACAACGATGAGAACAATTTCCATTGTCGCGTTTACAACCATCGATCAAAACGCACGTCCTATTATCCGAATCAAGATCGTAACCAGTTGGACAATCGCATCTATATGAGCCAACGACGTTGAAACAGGAATGCGAACAGTTACCATTTTTTTCTTGGCACTCGTCTATGTCGTCGCAGAAAGTTAATTCGTCAGGATTCACGCGATAACCCTCGTAACATTCGCAAGTGAATGTACCTAAGACGTTCGTACATCTTTGAGTACAATTGTCTTTAAGTTCCGAACACTCGTCTATGTCCAAGCAGGTTACATTGTCGTTCATGGACAAACGAAATCCTGTGGTACAGTCGCACGTTACTGTACCGTTTAACGAGTAACAAATGTCGGAACAACCGCCATTCTCAACGAGACATTTGTCCTGGTGCGTGCAAAATTTCATATCCACATCGTCCAGTATCATATCCTCTGGACAAGAACAGGACACATTACCGTTCTCGTATTGACAAAAATGCGAACACCCGCCGTTATCGATCAAGCACTCGTCGATCTCCACGCACGTTTTTCTATCGTCCTCGAGTAATTTGTAATTGTCGGGACAGGCACACTCGTAGTCACCATCGGTATTAGCGCAAAAATGAGAACACCCACCGTTTTCTTCGACGCACTCGTTCGTATCCTCGCAGGTTCTCTTATCTCTTCCAATTTGATATCCCTTAGGACAATTACATTCGAAACTACCGATCGTATTGACGCAATCGTGAGAGCAAGCCTCGCTTATCTCGTTATTCGTTTCCGAACATTCGTTTACATCGACGCAAGTTTTATTGTCCAACGACAATTTGTATCCGAGGTGACACGCACACTTGAAGCCGTACGATTCGCTGATACACTCGTGCGAACAACCGTGATGGGTCTCACAGTGATCGATTTTTTTACAGGTCCAACCGTCCGGTTCCAACGTGAAATCGTCAGGACACTCGCACGTATATCCATTACGAATGTTTACGCAAATATGACTACAGTTGTGTCTACCGGCGCACTCGTCCAAATCCGTACAGGTCTTTTTATCCTTGTCCAAGGTGAAATCCTCGGGacaataacatatataaccGCCATCGAGATTCTCGCACTCGTGAGAACAATCGTGAAGATTCGTCGAACATTCGTCTATATCCTTACAGGTTCGTTGATCCTCGGTTAATTCGTATCCATCGAGACAGCTACAGCTGAAACTACCTTCGGTGTTGTTGCAATGTTGCGAGCACAGTGTATTACTTTCTAGGAAACATTCGTCTATGTCGATACATGTTCTTTCGTCGGTCGATAATTTGTATCCCGTTGGGCACTCGCAGTAATAAGCGCCCTCGATGTTTTTGCAAATATTCGAACATGCGTGTGATCCTTCGATACACTCGTCTATGTCTCTACAGATTTTACCATTCTCCAAAAGATCGAATCCTTCGGGGCAACCACATCGAATCTCTCCATTCTCTCCGTGTTCGCACGTGTGAGAACAGCCATGATCACTGGCGCAGGGGTCAACGATCCTACACGTACGTTCGTTTTCATCGAGTTTCCAACCGATAGGACAGGTACAGTTGTACGTACCAATCGTGTTTACGCATTCGTGAGAGCAATTGTGTTTGAGCTCGTTATTCCGGCACTCGTCTATGTCGACGCATAGACGTTCTTCCTCCGAATAAAAATAACCCATTGAACAAGCGCAATTATATCTTCCCTCGAGATTTATACAAAGATTATCGCAATCGTGCTCGCCATTCTCGCATTCGTTAACGTCTATACAAGTACTATTGTCCTGGTCGAGTTGATATCCTTTTGGACAATGGCACTCGTAAGAACCTTCGACGTTCTTACAAATATGACTACAGTTATTTCTATTGTTGTCCGTACACTCGTCCATGTCCTCGCATATGGTACCAGTTTCGTCGATTTTATAACCAAGAGGACATTCGCATTTGAACGTGAACCCGTCTAGATCCGGCAAGCATGCGTGAGAACAGGTAACGTTCGAGCATGGATTTGATTCGATACAAGTTATACGATCCTCCTCTAAAATCCAACCAGTTGGACAGGAACATAGATAGGAACCATACTCGTTGATACAAAAGTGAGAACAATCGTGATCCTCTTCCTCGCACTCGTTTATATCCTgacagatattattattttgatccCTTCGAAATCCATTCTCACATTTCTCATCCTTACACGTTAAACCATCTTCGAGTAGATTTAAACCAGGTGGACAAGTACATACGTAACTACCATGAGTATTGACGCACTCGTGTGAGCAATCGTGCTCGTCCTCAAGGCACTCGTCCATATCCAAACACGTTTTTCCATCCTCTTGTAATACGTAACCCTCGTGACATATGCATCTATAAGTGTCGGCGTCTACTTCACAAGATTGAGAACAACCGGCGTTATCGCAGATATCCATTAAGACGCATTGAGTTTTGCTCGAGTTGAAAAACATTCCTTGGGGACAAGCACACTCGTAAGAGCCCACGGTGTTTTTACAATCGTGAGAACAATCGTCGAGATTTTCTAAACACTCGTTAACGTCGCGACACTCTCTTCCatctttatcgattttataaccATTAGGACATAAACACTTGTAACCATTTTCCAAGTTAATGCAATCGTGAGAACAATCATGGATACCTTTTGAACACTCGTCAATGTCCATGCAATCGAATTCTGTCACTAGCTCGTAACCGATAGGACATGTACAGAGATAACCACCTGGAACGTTCGTACAATTGTGCGAACAACGATGACGTTCTGTCTTGCACTCGTCCAAATCGATGCAACTTTTTCGATCGTCCCCAAGATAAAAACCATCCTGACAAACGCACTCGTAACTTCCGCGAATATTAATGCACAGGTGTTCACAGCCATGATCTGGCTCTTTACACTCGTCAATGTCCGTGCAATTgaatttctcattttcatgTAAAATAAAACCAATCGGACATTTACATACGAAACTTCCCTCTAAATTAACGCAAGAATGCGAGCACGTTGTATACGTACATTCGTCTATATCGATACAAGTTATTTTATCTTCCAAAAGACGATATCCAGGAAAACAACTACATCGTGGACCTTCGTTCTCTATATATTGACAATCCTGTGAGCATGCTGGATTCATGGACGAACAGGTTCTCTCTTCCATACATGTTATATTGTCTTCGTTCAATACCTGTCCCAAAGGACAACCACATATAAAGGAACCCTCGATATTGGTACAACTATGGGAACAGGGTAACGGTGATTTCGTACACTCGTCGATGTCCTTGCAAGAAACCTCGTCTTCTTCGAGTTGATAACCGGAACGGCATACACAATGATAACTACCTTCCTCGTTTCTACATTCGTGCTCGCAACCATGCGTTTCAATCTCGTCAACTTCCGCACACTCGTCGATATCTTAAAACAACGTTATATAATTAACGAATAACACGATATATCgaaagtttaataaatattcgaataaaattatacgaacCAATGCAATTCccattttcatcctttttaaaACCATCCTCGCATTTACCTATATCCGGTAATTCGGTTAAActctcgttataatcgtccTCCTCAtcttcgtcctcctcctcctcgtcgtcctcgGTATCATAATCTTCCTCCTGCAATACCTTCGTCATTTTTTTCGGCATGTTTATACACCTGTAAGATCCTAATGTATTTTCGCAATTGGTATCAGCCGGACAAATCGTGGATACATTTTCGCACTCGTTCACGTCTGAAATTTAACGATGTCCGTCGACAACCATATCCGAGGGAGAGAATGATCtcgttaaaagaagaagaagaagaagaagaagaagaagaagaagaagaagaagaagaagaagaagaaggcgaagaagataaaaatgaacagaagacaaaaaagaaaagaaagaaaagagaaatcgttATATCCGATGAGTCCGCTATATTCCAAATATTTTACCTTGACAAGTCTTCCAATCGTTGGTCAAGTAAAAACCATCTGGACAAAGGCAAAAGACACTTCCTGGTGTGTTAAGGCATACGTGAGAACAACCGGCGTTGTTATTCGCGCACTCGTCGATGTCCTCGCAGGTATGGTTGTCCGACGCCAATTTAAATCCAGGAATATCCGTACAGCTACACTCGTATCCGCCTTCGAGATTACGACAGGTACCTTGACAAGGGCCATGTCCGTTGTTCGGCAGACACTCGTTAACATCTGTTACCAGATTTGTTAACAGGACGgaaaatatgagagaaagagagcgtgatcattctttcaattttatttatttcatatctattcatttaatattaatatttcaattgaattcATGATAACgtatttcgtaatataaaCGAACAGCACATTTGAtcggtataaataattaatcgtcaCAGATATAACGTTTCAAGATCAcgttaatattacataattatattttattataaatattggaCCCCATTCGTATAAAACTATTGATAATGTAAAGTATCAAAAGGACAtgattatcaataaataacgATCCCATttagttttcattttaatctgATGTGTTGTTGGAGATACGTTAAAACGTTTCTATCAATGTTTCGTCGTATGATACGtttgaaatgtaaaaagaaaaaaagaaaagaagaaagagagaaaaagaagaagaaggagaagaaagaaaaaaatagtataaaagaaaaagataaaagcagaagaaaaaaagaaaatataaaaattttttaaacattccaAACGAAGTGTCCATATGCGAGTGTGCGTATGTTTGCGTAtgtgtctgtctatctgtctgtctctctctctctctctctgtgtgtgtgtgtgtgtgtgtgtgtatgtgtgtatgtgtatgtatatatacgcgcaAGCatcaaaatgaaatcaatCCATCGCCAGCTGGAAACGAACATCCGACGGCACGCAAGCTCTTTACTCGCCAACAGCGAGAAGGTTAACCTCGTTGAAAGCTCGTTCATTCAACGAGTAATGTAGTTGAAAACGACACGATCAACGTTGTCAACTATCGTTAAACGAAATCCAACATTCATTGGTACGtacgttataaaatatagagaagatgaaaataaaatcaggTCTGATAATCGCTTTCGAATTAtataacgaaatgaaagatCCCTTCGAAGGgctcaattttattttatttctcttttcttcttattttcttatcgatattattatttatttaatttccttttttttttcctctccttttttctttcttccttttatacaACGACACAATAGACTAAGTCGTTTttattgtgtatgtatataaacttttatatttctttttttctttattatgactttatttcttcttttatcattattattattattattattattattattttcttttatttgtttatacattaactattaattatatttatatatatatatatatatatatatatgtgcgtgtgtgtgtatatatataaaaaacttACCTTGACAAGTATGTCCATCGGCTGTCAACTGAAAGCCAGAATGACATTCACAGTGGTAAGAGCCAGGATCGTTCAGACAAAAATCTGAACACTTGGCAGTGTCCTCTGAACATTCGTCTATGTCTATGTGAAAGAAAGTATTCgaacaaaacgaaagagagatcaaataatgaataacaaaagaaaagaaaaaaaaaaaagaaaaaagaaaaagaaaagaaaaaggaaaagaaaaaaaggaaaacgtaaaacaaaataaaatgaaacaagatGAAAAAGACAAGATAAGATGAgttatgattaaataattttttttcgaaattaatcATCGATCGTTTAACAACGtcgaaatgattaaattaattattttaagataaattGATATCACTGattacaagaaaatattgatgcatatatatatatatatatatatatatatacgcatttacattcctatgtacatatatacacatatacgagTAACTATCTGtcgaaatgaattatttcactCTGTACATTGGattcattgaaattcattggaggaaaaaaataacaaaaaaaaatgagagggaaagagagagagagagagagagagagagagagagaagaaacgaacaaacgtTTAGAGGCTTGACGGTGATTAATGCTACCGACACGTGCCGATTTAACAAACGTTCGTACGATTGGTAACAAATTCGTACATACGTGTAAACTGATAATATTCCGATTAACGTTACACGATCGATTCCCGATTGTTTTTTTACACTTTAACAAGCCAATAAAATCATCAAAAGCAAGTCCGAAGGACATCATACTCGTGaaaaatacacacacgcgtacacgtgtgtatgtgtgtgtatgtgtgtgtgtgtgtgtatgtgtatgtgtgtttatcaaataaaattttagaacgtgttcaaaataatattgaacgaggaaatacatatgcatgtatgtacgtagttgcattgaaatttatttgcaaTCCCATAAAGAAAACCCATTAAcggattttattataaaaaatatagaaaataaataaccaCGAGGTTTTGACCAATGAATATCGTAGTTTAAGATAAACTATCTCTATGTTCCATTTTGTCCTAATATTAATACGTTTCACTAACTTTAAATTCTAATCTCGCGATTCACGTGtacgtaaatgaaaaaaaaaaaaaaaattacgagacTGTTGTCTGACATttcgataaaggaaaaaagaaaaatcatttctatatctttaaatttaattaacctACTCTCAAGTACTTTATTCACGcgtttcttcaattttttcgatgtcaatattttttttccttttttttttttttttttttttttttgctcgcgACAAAGAACACGTTTTCAAATacggaaaaatttatttcttaagatTTTCGTGAATAAaagtgtaataaaaataaattgactcACGAAATCCTGAGATGAGAATTATAGAGAAGAGATTTAATTATGcaataattttctacgaaatatcgaaaacttttttttcgaaaactttttgatttctttccttcttcggCAAGAGTTTATAACTTCGAATTCGTTAAGTGTTCGTAGTTGAAATTTTTCGGaactaaagaaaaagacgatttttatttcgtaaagaagaagaaaagaaaaattgcgtaaatttttctcacgaaagaaagaaaaagaaaagataatcgtAACTATTTGATACTCCAATAAATCCAATTAATTctaatcgatcgaagaaaaaattttaattcccTCTTCTTTTGATCCATCCTAATTTGTCGAAGTTTACGATTTGAAATTTGGAAAATgtgtttgttaaatttttccgaaaataaaaaaaggaagaaggagaatatcgagaaattttcttttctcgagaaGATATGACAATcacgaatagaaaagaaaaaaaaaaaaaaaaatcccaaaaaaatatatatatatatacgtatataccacaattatataattgaaatgtaatatataattatataattatgtaaaaatctATAACATACAATTATACagatatacaattatatgttagaaatttcgatcgatgaatAATCGACTGTGACCAATcgattttcctttgttttaatttaaagaggtagggagggggagaggggaaagggagaatagaaaaaaaaaacaaaaaccaaaatagaaagagaattaatatTACCTATACAGGCGGTACCATTGATTCGAAAGCCATCGAAACAGGAACACTTTGCACCAATCGGCGTATCCTCGCACACATGTTCACAGCCACCCCTCTCCTGATCGCAACGTCGCACGTTATCGATTATCGTTTCTAAAATGGAACGATATTGGTGATGTAACAAAAAAGTTTATCAAGCACATCGGATTCGAATTCGATAGAAACACGACTTTCCGTTATATTGTACGTTTTACCTTACGCttttgtaaaagaagaaaaaaaacaacacggaaaaaaaaagaaaaagaaaaaaaaaaaaaaaaagaaaaaaaaagaagaacaaaaatccCTACGTTCTACGAATACGTAATAAAAACCTTTGCCTTTAATATCCTTCCAATATCTCTCACTATGAAAATAGTacgaaaaactttttaatccATTTAAACGAACTTACGTGCATGCGAATTTactgtataaaaaagaaaaagaaagaaaaaagaaacaaaaaaacgatcgaagaaaattttaaaaaatttcattttcatattcgACGTCTGCCCAATGGATAttaacgtaaaatatttttatatatctaacgaCTATGTTAAAATTTGATACGTCTATCAATTATCGAATTCTCGATGATATAAAAtccaataaatttctttctttttccttttttttttctttcttctcaacGTCCACATGTTGTGATGatgacaaaatgaaaaaaaaaaaaaaaaaaaggaaaaaaaaagaagaaagcgaaaaaataaataaataaaaagaaaaaaagcataaagaagggaaagacataggaacgaaacgaaaagaaaaaaaaaggaaaaaaaaaaagtaaagaatacaaagataaaaagaaagtacaaaaaaaaaaaaaaaaaaaaaaagaaaaaaatagaaaataaaaaagacgaaCCGAGTGAATCACGTATGGTACTATCAAATGTTCGTTAAAATCTGTCAAACACAATATCGGGCCAAAGCGTTTGTTCGTTACgatcaaataaaacaaaatcaaatcaaGTCAAATCAAAGCGTatcaaataaaacgaaaataaaatacgtatgaacaaatataaatgaaaaaaaggaaaacaacaaaaaaaaaaaaagtacaacaacaacaacaacaacaacaacaacaacaacaacaaaacgTCGATTGATCTAGATAAGAAAGTTTTTCCTAACAGCAAACGGATCAACGTTAAAAGCTATCAAGGAAGTAATTATACTCCCttatatatatcgaagaggaagagggataAGGGATGAAGGGCGAGGAGAGGGGATATGAATGTGGGGGTAAGGGAAAGGATAAGATCACCATTTATCTTCTTGTCTAACAGCGCTCACCTCCTTTCTTCACGCATTTCGGTACAAGACCGAGCCAAGTTGCTTCACTGCAAAAAAGTCGATCCACCATCGAGTCCTCGAGAACGAACTCCTCGAGGCAAACATAAACTGCCACCAAGTATCGATTGAAAGGCGGTAAAGCGTTCTTTCtcctataaaaatacattggtTAATGTATACGGGTAACattcaaaatgaatataatttttctaaagagaaaaataaataaatccattCGTCGGCCATTATACGCAAAGTTCAATAATGACGTTCGTTATACGAATCTAAATggaatacgaaatattttttttttttttttttttttttataattttgtctACTTCTTCCACAACTTCGAAGTGTCTACTATACGACGTCGAACCAACGAAGgaactaatgaaaaaaaaaaaaaaaaaaaaagaaagaaaaattcgacgaACACCAAAAATTCTCGTACTTtctgtttcgttttttctttttttcttttctttttctttttctttctttttcataaaacattcgaaatgatagaaaactgtacaaaaaaaaaaattcttcgattAATTCATTCACGAAGAGATcatcaatgatatatatttcagataataatattcgaatggaatagaaaattgaagagagaaaagatacaaaaaaatgtaaaaaatttctcatttcCTATTCGTtccaccctatatatatatatatatatatatatatatatatatatatatatatatatatatatcacagaATCTTATACACAAAGGACAATTTCTTCGAGCAAACATATACCGCGAACtatcgatcgaaagagagatgctagaatagttttctttttttctcttatgaagtgagtacacacatacacacacatatatatatatatatatatatgtatgtatacgtgaaacatttgaaatgtaaataaaaaaaaattgtagataAAAGAATTCATGGAGAAGGACAAACAACAATGAATGTGTTTGAGTGTAGAAACTTGAATACAAGGCGAATTATTGTATCGTTCATTACGTAACATTCGAAGTGTTTACGtcaaacgaatgaaaagaagggagaaaaaaaaaatgaaagtacaAGAAAATTccccgtttcttttctttttttcttttgttttgttttcttcttttttttttcttttttattttttttttgtcccacCCTGTATATATCCTATACGAAAAGGACAATTTCTTCgagcaaaataaaaatcgcGACCAATGTGCATCGATTGAAGGGTGAtagaacgttttcttttttttttccttcatttcttttttcttttttctcttactcctataaaaaaaaaaatacacacgcttatttatatatgaaacattcgaagtg from Vespa velutina chromosome 3, iVesVel2.1, whole genome shotgun sequence includes:
- the LOC124948043 gene encoding fibrillin-2-like isoform X3, with protein sequence MMTILFLGLYLSVCLSDVLGNCPLVQPPQWGAVRERVLEDGTLQTVYSCEIGRRLKGHKVATCTVNGWDHPVPKCVLLENKLQHFRNDLYMGDEPSRNLRSDTTRKQRVQARKRLGELKRRRKTKDKRKQMPEKSLSGVKPSLVSDVGGLNETLMSRLDLSCLMKARRKGLIKAPTVVNAYSPRYARRKNALPPFNRYLVAVYVCLEEFVLEDSMVDRLFCSEATWLGLVPKCVKKGETIIDNVRRCDQERGGCEHVCEDTPIGAKCSCFDGFRINGTACIDVNECLPNNGHGPCQGTCRNLEGGYECSCTDIPGFKLASDNHTCEDIDECANNNAGCSHVCLNTPGSVFCLCPDGFYLTNDWKTCQDVNECENVSTICPADTNCENTLGSYRCINMPKKMTKVLQEEDYDTEDDEEEEDEDEEDDYNESLTELPDIGKCEDGFKKDENGNCIDIDECAEVDEIETHGCEHECRNEEGSYHCVCRSGYQLEEDEVSCKDIDECTKSPLPCSHSCTNIEGSFICGCPLGQVLNEDNITCMEERTCSSMNPACSQDCQYIENEGPRCSCFPGYRLLEDKITCIDIDECTYTTCSHSCVNLEGSFVCKCPIGFILHENEKFNCTDIDECKEPDHGCEHLCINIRGSYECVCQDGFYLGDDRKSCIDLDECKTERHRCSHNCTNVPGGYLCTCPIGYELVTEFDCMDIDECSKGIHDCSHDCINLENGYKCLCPNGYKIDKDGRECRDVNECLENLDDCSHDCKNTVGSYECACPQGMFFNSSKTQCVLMDICDNAGCSQSCEVDADTYRCICHEGYVLQEDGKTCLDMDECLEDEHDCSHECVNTHGSYVCTCPPGLNLLEDGLTCKDEKCENGFRRDQNNNICQDINECEEEDHDCSHFCINEYGSYLCSCPTGWILEEDRITCIESNPCSNVTCSHACLPDLDGFTFKCECPLGYKIDETGTICEDMDECTDNNRNNCSHICKNVEGSYECHCPKGYQLDQDNSTCIDVNECENGEHDCDNLCINLEGRYNCACSMGYFYSEEERLCVDIDECRNNELKHNCSHECVNTIGTYNCTCPIGWKLDENERTCRIVDPCASDHGCSHTCEHGENGEIRCGCPEGFDLLENGKICRDIDECIEGSHACSNICKNIEGAYYCECPTGYKLSTDERTCIDIDECFLESNTLCSQHCNNTEGSFSCSCLDGYELTEDQRTCKDIDECSTNLHDCSHECENLDGGYICYCPEDFTLDKDKKTCTDLDECAGRHNCSHICVNIRNGYTCECPDDFTLEPDGWTCKKIDHCETHHGCSHECISESYGFKCACHLGYKLSLDNKTCVDVNECSETNNEISEACSHDCVNTIGSFECNCPKGYQIGRDKRTCEDTNECVEENGGCSHFCANTDGDYECACPDNYKLLEDDRKTCVEIDECLIDNGGCSHFCQYENGNVSCSCPEDMILDDVDMKFCTHQDKCLVENGGCSDICYSLNGTVTCDCTTGFRLSMNDNVTCLDIDECSELKDNCTQRCTNVLGTFTCECYEGYRVNPDELTFCDDIDECQEKNGNCSHSCFNVVGSYRCDCPTGYDLDSDNRTCVLIDGCKRDNGNCSHRCHHDESTGKTRCSCPLGFRLKHDHRTCEDIDECEEFENDVDSGCSHSCVNTEGGYHCECPTGYILMPQDKKSCVDVNECLTSEHNCTHDCLNLLGSYICTCYEGHYLHSDRSSCLDINECLEGNGGCSHVCTNTIGGHFCSCPEGYELAQDEKNCLDIDECEKKIADCPNNCINTPGSFECQCPNGHILSNDSRSCIDIDECQIENGGCTHACFNIIGGVRCSCPVGLRLDNDGKTCLDIDECATENGGCSDVCINLEGTFSCRCPDGHQLDDIDFKNCIDVNECEIENGSCTDICLNTKGSYRCDCSNGYRLADDAKTCVDVNECEVDNGGCSHACINRPGSFRCDCPRGYEIKNKTCYHSNPCMIDNGGCEQICNAEGGMVICTCKEGFQYDKSNSSMCHDVDECYGRHGCEHTCINTVGSYKCGCWEGYQMLNSTCIDIDECALGICKMNRCINTLGSYRCECDEGYRSEGDTCVDIDECAEDSPCRERCVNTPGSYHCTCTPGFRLQGSECVDINECEWRNGRCEQECINTVGSFLCNCRSGYLFNHRNRSQCQDVNECLNRNGGCNGECINTPGSYYCTCNGDLVLSTDERTCVSPESKCPAMEPPLHAEIRCPGHYSGATDYPHGARCHIRCRRGFKLEGPHTRYCVNGGRWNGKEPVCLREYSLVDSRYDLDMPRPFVRCPQDMDVELPARQNTIRVSFPQPKSNMNWWRYVDASPTWAKQLQADLPAGTTVVTFTAWSPVSNYTSTCRIVIRVRDTENPKVSTCPTSFEVRLSPGEPNRLIFWQEPTFTDNVGVERIYKTREPGQLMYPGVHNVRYIASDAAGNQAECHFSVHVRESDQRQDAEPRIYRRKMLMCPGRPPQPMPTSAYGWQIPSGCYLRYTRIFSGAYAVQRAYREHRQNGYQDARAAYHEIHPVQRNQPRAPPPPPPPPLLPSSSSSSPSSSSSSSSSSSSASSSRISSSMAYPIGDYRQRPRERDYYLEQRQQLLQRHHSNRGIEEEEEEERSTRNGHFASFPHYPRARVDTRIFPRRRCCT
- the LOC124948043 gene encoding fibrillin-2-like isoform X1 encodes the protein MMTILFLGLYLSVCLSDVLGNCPLVQPPQWGAVRERVLEDGTLQTVYSCEIGRRLKGHKVATCTVNGWDHPVPKCVLLENKLQHFRNDLYMGDEPSRNLRSDTTRKQRVQARKRLGELKRRRKTKDKRKQMPEKSLSGVKPSLVSDVGGLNETLMSRLDLSCLMKARRKGLIKAPTVVNAYSPRYARRKNALPPFNRYLVAVYVCLEEFVLEDSMVDRLFCSEATWLGLVPKCVKKGETIIDNVRRCDQERGGCEHVCEDTPIGAKCSCFDGFRINGTACIDIDECSEDTAKCSDFCLNDPGSYHCECHSGFQLTADGHTCQDVNECLPNNGHGPCQGTCRNLEGGYECSCTDIPGFKLASDNHTCEDIDECANNNAGCSHVCLNTPGSVFCLCPDGFYLTNDWKTCQDVNECENVSTICPADTNCENTLGSYRCINMPKKMTKVLQEEDYDTEDDEEEEDEDEEDDYNESLTELPDIGKCEDGFKKDENGNCIDIDECAEVDEIETHGCEHECRNEEGSYHCVCRSGYQLEEDEVSCKDIDECTKSPLPCSHSCTNIEGSFICGCPLGQVLNEDNITCMEERTCSSMNPACSQDCQYIENEGPRCSCFPGYRLLEDKITCIDIDECTYTTCSHSCVNLEGSFVCKCPIGFILHENEKFNCTDIDECKEPDHGCEHLCINIRGSYECVCQDGFYLGDDRKSCIDLDECKTERHRCSHNCTNVPGGYLCTCPIGYELVTEFDCMDIDECSKGIHDCSHDCINLENGYKCLCPNGYKIDKDGRECRDVNECLENLDDCSHDCKNTVGSYECACPQGMFFNSSKTQCVLMDICDNAGCSQSCEVDADTYRCICHEGYVLQEDGKTCLDMDECLEDEHDCSHECVNTHGSYVCTCPPGLNLLEDGLTCKDEKCENGFRRDQNNNICQDINECEEEDHDCSHFCINEYGSYLCSCPTGWILEEDRITCIESNPCSNVTCSHACLPDLDGFTFKCECPLGYKIDETGTICEDMDECTDNNRNNCSHICKNVEGSYECHCPKGYQLDQDNSTCIDVNECENGEHDCDNLCINLEGRYNCACSMGYFYSEEERLCVDIDECRNNELKHNCSHECVNTIGTYNCTCPIGWKLDENERTCRIVDPCASDHGCSHTCEHGENGEIRCGCPEGFDLLENGKICRDIDECIEGSHACSNICKNIEGAYYCECPTGYKLSTDERTCIDIDECFLESNTLCSQHCNNTEGSFSCSCLDGYELTEDQRTCKDIDECSTNLHDCSHECENLDGGYICYCPEDFTLDKDKKTCTDLDECAGRHNCSHICVNIRNGYTCECPDDFTLEPDGWTCKKIDHCETHHGCSHECISESYGFKCACHLGYKLSLDNKTCVDVNECSETNNEISEACSHDCVNTIGSFECNCPKGYQIGRDKRTCEDTNECVEENGGCSHFCANTDGDYECACPDNYKLLEDDRKTCVEIDECLIDNGGCSHFCQYENGNVSCSCPEDMILDDVDMKFCTHQDKCLVENGGCSDICYSLNGTVTCDCTTGFRLSMNDNVTCLDIDECSELKDNCTQRCTNVLGTFTCECYEGYRVNPDELTFCDDIDECQEKNGNCSHSCFNVVGSYRCDCPTGYDLDSDNRTCVLIDGCKRDNGNCSHRCHHDESTGKTRCSCPLGFRLKHDHRTCEDIDECEEFENDVDSGCSHSCVNTEGGYHCECPTGYILMPQDKKSCVDVNECLTSEHNCTHDCLNLLGSYICTCYEGHYLHSDRSSCLDINECLEGNGGCSHVCTNTIGGHFCSCPEGYELAQDEKNCLDIDECEKKIADCPNNCINTPGSFECQCPNGHILSNDSRSCIDIDECQIENGGCTHACFNIIGGVRCSCPVGLRLDNDGKTCLDIDECATENGGCSDVCINLEGTFSCRCPDGHQLDDIDFKNCIDVNECEIENGSCTDICLNTKGSYRCDCSNGYRLADDAKTCVDVNECEVDNGGCSHACINRPGSFRCDCPRGYEIKNKTCYHSNPCMIDNGGCEQICNAEGGMVICTCKEGFQYDKSNSSMCHDVDECYGRHGCEHTCINTVGSYKCGCWEGYQMLNSTCIDIDECALGICKMNRCINTLGSYRCECDEGYRSEGDTCVDIDECAEDSPCRERCVNTPGSYHCTCTPGFRLQGSECVDINECEWRNGRCEQECINTVGSFLCNCRSGYLFNHRNRSQCQDVNECLNRNGGCNGECINTPGSYYCTCNGDLVLSTDERTCVSPESKCPAMEPPLHAEIRCPGHYSGATDYPHGARCHIRCRRGFKLEGPHTRYCVNGGRWNGKEPVCLREYSLVDSRYDLDMPRPFVRCPQDMDVELPARQNTIRVSFPQPKSNMNWWRYVDASPTWAKQLQADLPAGTTVVTFTAWSPVSNYTSTCRIVIRVRDTENPKVSTCPTSFEVRLSPGEPNRLIFWQEPTFTDNVGVERIYKTREPGQLMYPGVHNVRYIASDAAGNQAECHFSVHVRESDQRQDAEPRIYRRKMLMCPGRPPQPMPTSAYGWQIPSGCYLRYTRIFSGAYAVQRAYREHRQNGYQDARAAYHEIHPVQRNQPRAPPPPPPPPLLPSSSSSSPSSSSSSSSSSSSASSSRISSSMAYPIGDYRQRPRERDYYLEQRQQLLQRHHSNRGIEEEEEEERSTRNGHFASFPHYPRARVDTRIFPRRRCCT